Proteins encoded in a region of the Dorea longicatena genome:
- a CDS encoding helix-turn-helix domain-containing protein, translating to MKERIKSLCKDYGISMNKLEETLGFGKGYISKLGNSTPNATKIKKIADYFNVSVDYLMTGNESDTEKYYLNDETAQVAQEIFENKELKALFDVQKDMDPDDLKALHSMALALKRKERGDIDDTGC from the coding sequence ATGAAAGAACGTATTAAAAGCTTGTGCAAAGACTATGGAATATCAATGAACAAGCTCGAAGAAACTCTTGGATTCGGAAAGGGGTATATCAGTAAATTAGGAAACAGTACACCTAATGCTACGAAAATAAAGAAAATTGCTGATTACTTCAATGTATCTGTCGACTATTTAATGACAGGAAATGAATCAGATACAGAAAAGTATTATTTAAATGATGAAACTGCGCAGGTAGCACAAGAGATATTTGAAAACAAAGAACTGAAAGCGCTGTTCGATGTCCAGAAAGATATGGATCCGGACGACTTAAAAGCTCTGCATAGCATGGCTCTCGCGCTTAAACGAAAGGAACGTGGTGATATTGACGACACCGGATGTTAA
- a CDS encoding helix-turn-helix domain-containing protein, with product MIYENICKLAKERGISINKLEEKANVSTGSICKWGNSVSPTVKNIKKVADILKCTVDELISATDETGSEEGRK from the coding sequence TTGATTTACGAAAATATTTGTAAACTTGCAAAAGAACGTGGGATTTCGATTAACAAGTTAGAGGAAAAAGCAAATGTATCGACGGGCAGTATTTGCAAATGGGGAAATAGTGTGAGTCCAACAGTTAAAAACATTAAGAAAGTAGCCGATATTCTGAAATGTACTGTGGATGAATTAATTTCAGCAACAGATGAAACAGGTTCAGAAGAAGGGAGGAAATAA
- a CDS encoding DUF3846 domain-containing protein — MKTLKITTDSKISIIDLNFDHESLREEVGGYVELVRTQKLRDYFKTKVVMIVDEEGLVKNLPVNPMGCYFYDTDKHGNPIVGDVILGLLVGFDMHVTGLGDRDAEQWMEKMLKDFPILKRGDE; from the coding sequence ATGAAGACGCTGAAAATTACAACGGATAGTAAGATATCGATCATCGATCTGAATTTTGATCATGAAAGCTTGAGAGAAGAAGTTGGCGGATATGTAGAGTTGGTGAGAACTCAGAAATTACGGGATTATTTCAAAACCAAAGTAGTCATGATCGTTGATGAAGAAGGTCTTGTGAAGAATCTTCCGGTGAATCCGATGGGATGCTATTTTTACGACACGGACAAACATGGGAATCCTATTGTAGGAGATGTGATCTTAGGCCTGCTGGTTGGATTCGATATGCATGTTACCGGGTTAGGTGATCGGGATGCAGAGCAGTGGATGGAGAAGATGTTAAAAGATTTTCCTATATTGAAAAGAGGAGATGAATAG
- a CDS encoding AAA family ATPase produces the protein MADSIKINKLEIENVKRIKAVKIEPTKNGLTIVGGNNNQGKTSVLDSIAWALGGDRYKPSNATRDGSTIPPNLHIVMSNGLVVERKGKNSSLKVTDPNGNKGGQQLLNDFVEQLALDLPKFMESSGKEKAQTLLKIIGVGDQLTALEQQEKELYNERLYVGRTADQKVKFAKEQPYYPDAPKDLVSPSDLIKQQQEILARNGKNEEYRRNAVNMKAEYDSLNMEIENLRKMLQKKMERHEALSEALEAANKTVSELHDESTAELEASIANIEEINRKVRANLDKDKAEEDARAYQDQYNELTKKIEGVRDQKTELLNAADLPLPELSVKEGELIYKGQQWDNMSGSDRLKVSTAIVRKLNPKCGFVLLDKLEQMDLVTLNEFGQWLEQEGLQAIATRVSTGDECSIIIEDGYVVKDLEAGKAEAPAAPTWKAGVF, from the coding sequence ATGGCAGATAGTATCAAGATTAATAAGTTGGAAATTGAAAATGTAAAGAGAATCAAAGCCGTAAAGATTGAACCGACAAAGAACGGATTAACGATCGTCGGTGGGAATAACAATCAGGGAAAGACTTCTGTATTGGATTCTATTGCCTGGGCACTCGGAGGGGATAGATATAAGCCTTCCAATGCAACCAGAGACGGATCAACGATACCGCCAAATTTACATATTGTTATGAGCAATGGTTTGGTTGTAGAGCGCAAAGGAAAGAACAGCAGCTTAAAGGTAACAGATCCGAACGGAAACAAAGGCGGACAGCAGCTGCTCAATGATTTTGTAGAACAGTTGGCGCTGGATCTTCCGAAGTTTATGGAATCCTCCGGAAAAGAAAAAGCGCAGACATTATTAAAAATTATTGGTGTGGGTGATCAGCTGACAGCTTTAGAGCAACAGGAAAAAGAACTTTACAATGAAAGATTGTATGTAGGACGTACAGCTGATCAGAAAGTAAAGTTTGCAAAAGAACAGCCGTATTATCCGGATGCTCCGAAAGATCTGGTGTCTCCATCAGATCTGATTAAACAGCAGCAGGAGATTCTTGCAAGAAACGGTAAGAATGAGGAATACCGCCGGAATGCAGTGAATATGAAAGCGGAATACGATTCCCTGAATATGGAGATTGAGAATCTCAGAAAGATGCTTCAGAAGAAGATGGAACGGCATGAGGCATTATCAGAAGCTTTGGAAGCAGCCAATAAAACGGTAAGTGAGCTCCATGATGAATCAACAGCAGAGCTGGAAGCAAGCATCGCCAATATCGAAGAAATCAATCGTAAAGTCAGAGCGAATCTGGATAAGGATAAGGCAGAGGAAGATGCCAGGGCTTATCAGGACCAGTACAATGAACTGACAAAGAAGATTGAAGGTGTGAGAGATCAGAAGACAGAACTTTTGAATGCTGCAGATCTTCCATTACCGGAATTGTCTGTAAAAGAAGGTGAGCTTATATATAAAGGCCAGCAGTGGGATAACATGTCTGGATCTGACAGACTTAAGGTCTCCACTGCAATTGTTCGAAAGTTGAATCCGAAATGTGGATTCGTGTTATTGGACAAGCTGGAACAGATGGATTTAGTAACATTGAATGAATTTGGACAGTGGCTGGAACAGGAAGGCTTACAGGCGATTGCCACAAGAGTCAGCACCGGAGATGAATGCAGTATCATCATTGAAGATGGTTATGTAGTCAAAGACCTGGAAGCCGGTAAAGCAGAAGCTCCGGCAGCTCCAACATGGAAAGCAGGTGTATTTTAA
- a CDS encoding ATP-binding protein, translating to MEITRGKIQKAKKVVIYGPEGIGKSTFAARFPGAVFIDTEGSTNDMDVARLPRPTSWNMLFDEIEYIKTHTDECRTLVIDTVDWAELLCVEHICAVHNKKGIEDFGYGNGYVYTKEEFGRFLNKLSDLIEVGINVVLTAHAQLRKFEQPDELGAYDRWELKLGKKTQSQTSPLVKEWADMLLFANYKTFSVAVGKDGKKHKGQGGKRTMYTQHHPCWDAKNRFGLPEECEFDYSVIAEIIEGTKKSVPAPKEEKPIEIQKPSVKDNDFMNIPKDTDEKVDFDTGAKVEEPVKSTGTKVEDSVFHIAEYIPKALRDLMYPNLVSEEELMEAVYQRGFFPKGTPFQNLPQEFIDGCLIGAWPQVLDVIKTMRSHYDIPFDK from the coding sequence ATGGAAATTACGAGAGGAAAAATCCAGAAAGCAAAAAAAGTTGTGATCTATGGTCCTGAAGGTATTGGTAAATCAACATTCGCAGCAAGATTTCCGGGAGCAGTGTTTATTGATACAGAAGGAAGTACTAACGATATGGATGTGGCAAGACTGCCACGTCCTACCAGTTGGAACATGCTTTTTGATGAAATCGAATATATCAAGACGCATACAGATGAGTGCAGAACGTTGGTAATCGATACCGTTGACTGGGCAGAATTGCTTTGCGTGGAACATATTTGTGCTGTTCATAACAAGAAAGGAATTGAAGATTTCGGCTATGGAAATGGATATGTCTACACAAAAGAAGAGTTCGGACGGTTCTTAAATAAGCTGTCGGATCTGATTGAGGTTGGCATTAATGTGGTCCTGACAGCTCATGCACAGCTTCGGAAATTCGAACAGCCGGATGAACTTGGAGCTTATGACCGTTGGGAATTAAAGCTTGGAAAAAAGACACAGTCCCAGACTTCTCCACTGGTTAAGGAATGGGCGGATATGCTGCTTTTTGCAAATTACAAGACATTTTCTGTAGCGGTAGGGAAAGACGGTAAGAAACATAAAGGACAGGGTGGCAAGCGTACCATGTACACCCAGCATCATCCGTGCTGGGATGCAAAGAACCGTTTCGGATTACCAGAAGAATGTGAATTTGATTATTCTGTGATTGCAGAGATTATCGAAGGAACAAAGAAATCTGTGCCGGCTCCTAAAGAAGAAAAGCCGATTGAAATTCAGAAACCATCAGTAAAAGATAATGATTTTATGAATATTCCAAAGGATACAGATGAAAAAGTTGATTTCGATACGGGCGCCAAGGTTGAAGAACCGGTTAAATCAACGGGCACGAAAGTGGAAGATTCTGTATTCCATATTGCAGAGTATATTCCAAAAGCATTAAGAGATCTGATGTATCCAAATTTAGTTTCAGAAGAAGAACTTATGGAAGCAGTATATCAGAGAGGCTTCTTCCCGAAAGGAACGCCCTTTCAGAATCTGCCACAGGAATTTATTGACGGCTGCCTGATCGGAGCATGGCCGCAGGTATTAGATGTAATCAAAACAATGCGGAGTCATTATGATATTCCGTTTGATAAATAA
- a CDS encoding DEAD/DEAH box helicase — protein MELRPYQQQAKDAIFSEWENGIKKTLLVLPTGCGKTIVFAKVAEECVKGGSRVLILAHRGELLDQAADKIGKSTGLGCATEKAEQTCLGSWFRIVVGSVQSMMREKRLNQFPNDYFNTIIIDEAHHCISDSYQKVLRHFPDAEVLGVTATPDRGDMQNLGTVFESLAYEYTLPKAIKEGYLSPIKAVTIPLKIDMSAVGVQAGDFKSGDIATALDPYLESIAEEMEKYCSNKKTVVFLPLVKTSQKFRDILNNHGFKAAEVNGDSKDRAEILEAFDKDQYNVLCNSMLLTEGWDCPSVDCIVVLRPTKVRSLYCQMVGRGTRLSPETNKDHLLLLDFLWHTERHELCHPASLICESAEVAQKMTENMEKDAGCVIDIEEAEKTASEDVVAQREEALAKQLSEMKRRKKRLVDPLQFEMSIQAEDLSGYVPAFGWEMAPPSEGQKKTLEKLGILPDAIENAGKASKILDRLDKRRREGLTTPKQIRFLESRGFQHVGTWQFETAKNMIDRIAGNGWRVPSGIIPAEYRG, from the coding sequence ATGGAGCTCCGACCATATCAGCAGCAGGCGAAGGATGCTATTTTCTCTGAATGGGAGAACGGTATCAAGAAAACGCTGCTGGTGTTGCCAACGGGATGCGGAAAAACAATTGTCTTTGCAAAGGTTGCAGAAGAATGTGTTAAGGGAGGAAGCCGCGTCCTGATACTGGCGCATAGAGGTGAACTGCTGGATCAGGCTGCAGATAAAATCGGTAAGTCCACAGGACTCGGCTGTGCAACCGAAAAGGCAGAACAGACATGTTTAGGAAGCTGGTTCCGGATTGTAGTAGGATCCGTACAGAGTATGATGCGAGAGAAAAGATTGAACCAGTTTCCAAATGATTATTTCAATACGATCATCATTGATGAAGCACATCATTGTATTTCAGATAGTTACCAGAAAGTATTGAGACATTTTCCGGATGCGGAAGTCCTTGGTGTAACTGCTACACCGGATCGAGGAGATATGCAAAATCTTGGTACAGTATTTGAAAGCCTGGCTTATGAGTATACTTTGCCAAAAGCAATCAAAGAAGGTTATCTGTCTCCCATAAAAGCAGTAACGATACCACTTAAGATTGATATGTCTGCAGTGGGAGTACAGGCCGGTGACTTCAAGAGCGGTGATATTGCAACAGCATTGGATCCATATCTGGAGAGCATTGCTGAAGAAATGGAAAAGTACTGTAGCAATAAGAAGACGGTTGTGTTTCTTCCACTTGTGAAGACCAGTCAGAAATTCCGGGATATATTAAACAATCATGGGTTTAAAGCTGCGGAAGTAAATGGAGATAGTAAGGACCGTGCAGAGATCTTAGAGGCATTTGATAAGGATCAGTACAATGTACTCTGCAATTCGATGCTGCTTACAGAAGGGTGGGATTGTCCTAGCGTGGATTGCATTGTGGTATTAAGACCGACAAAAGTCAGAAGTTTGTATTGTCAGATGGTAGGTCGTGGAACCAGATTGTCACCAGAAACCAATAAAGATCATCTTTTATTATTGGATTTTCTGTGGCACACAGAACGGCATGAGTTATGCCATCCGGCATCATTGATCTGCGAGAGTGCAGAAGTAGCACAGAAAATGACAGAGAACATGGAAAAGGATGCAGGATGCGTGATTGATATCGAAGAGGCGGAAAAGACAGCATCTGAGGATGTAGTAGCACAGAGAGAAGAGGCATTGGCTAAGCAGCTTTCTGAGATGAAGAGACGCAAGAAAAGGCTGGTAGATCCGCTGCAGTTTGAAATGAGTATTCAGGCAGAAGATCTTTCCGGATACGTGCCTGCATTTGGATGGGAGATGGCTCCACCGTCAGAAGGTCAGAAAAAGACACTTGAAAAGTTAGGGATTCTTCCGGATGCAATTGAAAATGCCGGGAAAGCATCCAAGATTCTGGATCGTTTAGATAAACGTAGAAGAGAGGGGTTAACCACCCCGAAACAGATACGTTTTTTGGAAAGCAGAGGATTTCAGCATGTGGGAACCTGGCAATTTGAAACAGCAAAAAATATGATTGACCGAATCGCTGGCAATGGTTGGAGGGTGCCAAGTGGTATCATTCCGGCAGAATATAGAGGATAA